The DNA window GGACGTGCCGAGCTGGTACCGCTCCGGCGACGACGTGCCGTACCTCGGCGAGGTCGCCGAGGCCGTGTGGGACCAGCGGCCGATCCACATCACCTACCGGCGGTGGGGTCAGAAGGAGGTCGACCGGGTGGTCCACCCCTACGGGCTGGTGCTCAAGGGCGGCTCCTGGTACCTCGTGGCCGCGCCGCCCGGCGGCTCGCCCCGCACCTACCGGGTCGCGCGGGTGCTGACGCTGGAGACGCTGCCCGGCCACTTCCAGCCGCCCGAGGGCTTCGAGCTGGCCACGTTCTGGGCCGGCTACGCCAAGGAGTTCCGCGAGCGGATGTACACCGCCGAGTGCGTCGTCAAGCTCGCGCCCGGCCGGGGGGAACTGCTGGCGTACACGCTGGGCCGCGACGTCGTCGAGGCCGCGCTCGCCGCCGCCGGCGAGCCCGACCCCGAGGGCTGGCTCACGCTCACCCTGCCGGTCGAGTCGATCACGCACGCACGCTGGCTGCTGCTGCGCATGGGCGCCGACGTCGAGGTGCTGGAGCCGCCCGAGCTGCGGGCCCTCATGCGCGAGGCCGTCGCCGAGCTGCACAAGCTCTACGGCTGACGGCGCCCCGGGGAAAACGGCGGCGCGCGGCGCCCCGGCTCTGTCACGATGCCCGCCATGTACCTTCTCGCGTTCGCCGGCGCGTGCGTCCTGGTCGCCATGGCCCCCGGGGCCAGCACCGCCGTCATCCTGCGCCAGACCATCCGCTCCGGCCGCGGCGGCGGCCTCGCGGCCACCCTCGGCAACGAGACCGGCATCCTGCTGCAGGGCCTGGCCGCCGCGTTCGGGCTGTCGTTCCTGCCGCGGTTCGTCCTCGCAGGGTAGGCCCGGCCCGCCACCCTCGTCACCCTCGCCCCGCCGACTGGCTCGGCCGGCCGGCGGTGCGCCGCCGCCTGGAGCGGATCTCCGGCGTGGTCCTCATCGGGCTCGGCGTGCGGCTGGTCGCCGAGTCCCGCTGACGACCGGTCTGGACTACCTTGGGTGCATGACCGACGACCTGGCGACCCTGATGCGGCAGACGCAGGACGACGACCCCCTGCTGGCCCTGCGGGCCACCACCGCGCTGCGCCGCGAGCTCGAACGCCTGGAGGCCGTCCAGGTCCGCCGGGCCCGCGTCGCCGGGCTCGCCTGGTCGCAGATCGCCGACGCGATCGGCGTCAGCAAGCAGGCCGTCCACAAGAAGTACGGCCGCCGCTGACCGTCTTCCCCCTCACCGGGCCGCGCTCTGGGCCGCCACCAGGCGGGCGTACCCGCCGCGCAGGGCCAGCAGTTCCTCGTGCGTGCCGCGCTCCACGACCCGCCCCCGGTCCACCACCAGGATGAGATCGGCGTCGCGGACCGTGCTCAGGCGGTGGGCGATGACGATCCTCGTCTGCGCCAGCCGGCCCAGATTCGCCTCGATGGCGGCCTCCGTGGCGCTGTCGAGATTGCTGGTGGCCTCGTCCAGCAGCAGCACCTTGGGCCGCGGCAGCACCGCGCGGGCCAGGGCGAGACGCTGGCGCTGGCCGCCCGACAGCCCGCCGCCGTCGGTGAGCATCGTCTCGTACCCCATCGGCATGGCCATCACCTCCTCGTGCAGTGCGGCCAGGCGGGCCGCGGCCACCACCCGCTCCAGGGGCGCGGCGGGGTCGTTCAGCGCGATGTTCTCCCTGATCGAGCCGTTGAACAGGGACGGGTCCTGGGTGACCACGCCGAACTGGCGGCGCAGCGTACTCAGGTTCAGCTCACCGGCGGGGACGCCGTCGTAGCGGATCTCGCCCTCCACCGGCAGGTGCAGCGCCAGCAGCAGCCGGGCGAGCGTCGTCTTGCCCGAGCCGGACGCCCCCACCAGCGCCACCTTCTGCCCCGGCCTGATGGCGACCGAGACGTCCCGCACCGTCCACGGGCCGCGCGGATCGTGACGGAAGCTCACCCCGCGCAGCTCGATCGCGCCGCGCAGCCGCAGCACCTCGATGCCCTCGCTCGGCTCCGGCTCCGACGCCAGGATGTCCGACAGCCGGTCGAAGTGCGCGCCCGCCTGCTGCAGGCTCTGCAACCCCGTCATGAGGGAGCCGAGCGGGGTCAGCGCGGCCAGGGCGATGGCGTTGAGCGCGATGAGCGCGCCCACCGTGAGCTGCCCGTCGAGCACCCGCCAGGCGCCCAGCCACAGCAGCCCGAGCGGCGCCATCACCCGGATCGCCGCCAGCGACGACTCCAGCAGCCCCCGGGTCAGCCCGGTGCGCACGTCCGCGTCGACCTGCCGGGCGAAGTACGCCGACCACTGCTCCACCGCCCGGCGCTCCGCCCCCGACGCCTTCAGCGTCTCGATCCCGTTGATCGTCTGGATGAGGCTGCCCTGCGAGGCCGCCAGCGCGTTCAGCTCCTGCCGGGTCAGCGTGGCCACCCGGCGGGCGGTGGCCAGCATGAGGACCGTCTGCACCACCGCCACCCCGGTCAGCGCCAGCCCGAAGACCGGGTCCCACAGGTAGACCACCACCAGGTAGCCGACCGCGAGCGGCCCGTCCAGCAGCGCCGCCACCACCTGGCTGGTGAGGATGTCGCCGAGCTGCGACACGCTGGCCGCCCGCGTCACCAGGTCGCCCTTGCCGCGCTGGGTGAAGTACCGGTACGGCAGCGCCACCAGATGCTTGACCACCCCCTCGGTCAGCTCCTGGTCGGCCCGCGCCCGCACCGCCACCAGCAGCGCGCTGCGCAGGTACCCGATCGCGAGCTGGGCCGCGCCCGCCAGCAGCACCGCGCCGCCCAGCAGCGTCAGCACCTCCACGCCCCGCGACGGGACGATCAGGTCCAGCAGGAGCTGGGAGAACAGCGGCAGCGCCAGCCCGAGCACCTGCAGCAGCAGCGAGGCCGCCACGATCTGCGCCAAGAGGCCCTTGCGCCGCCGGAACAGCGTCCGGACGAACTCCCTGCGCCATGCGCTCGCCATCGACGTCGTGCCGCGCTCGAAGCCCTCGCCGGGCTCGAACACCAGCAGCACGCCGGTGAACCCGGCGTCGAACTCCTCGGCGGTCATCCTGCGCCGGCCCGACGCCGGGTCCACGACGTCCACGCGGTCCGGCGACCAGCGCTCCACCACCACGAAGTGGCTGAACTCCCAGTGCGCGACCGCCGGGAGCGGCACCCGGGCCAGGTCCTCGGGGGCCAGGGAGAAGGCGCGGGCCTTCAGCCCGTGCTCGCGGGCGCCGTCCACGATGGCCTTGGCGCTCAGGCCGTCCCTGCCGACCTGGAGGCGTTCGGCGACCTCGTGGAGGGTGATGCGGCGGCCGTGGTGGCACAGCACCATCGCCAGGCAGGCGGCGCCGCACTCGGTGGTGGTGTTCTGCAGGATGACGGGCAGGCGGCGGATCACGCGGCGGCTCCCGCCGCGCGCAGGGTCAGCACGGTGAGGACGACGGCGGCCGCCAGGATCGCCGTCACGACCAGCCACAGCACGAGGAACGACGGGCCGCTCACCGTGGGCCCCGTCCCGGCGGGACCTCTGCCGGCGGCCCTCCTCCGCAACGCCGCCTCACGGTAGATCCCCCGGCCTCCCGGCGCCGAGCCCGCGGGCCGGTGCCCGCCGGCTCCAGGCCGCGCGCCTTGAGGGGCGGGCTGCGGGCCCCAAGGAGCGGGGACCGGAGCAGGGGGAGAGGGCGGCGGGGCCGCGAGGGGCGGGGTCGCAAGTGGCGGGTTCGCGAGGGGCGGGGCCGCGAGTGGCGGGTTCGCGAAGGGCGGGGCCGAGGGTGGTGGGGCCGGGGACGGCGGGGCCGTGTGGCGCAGGGGGCGCGTGGCGTCGTACGGGTCGCTCATGCCCAGTGCCATTCGACCGAGGCGGACGCGCGCCGCTCCGCCAGCCATCGCCCGAACGCCGCCCGCCCCGCCGCCGCCAGCGTCTCAGGGTCGTCCTCCACGGCGGTCCTGGACAGCACGGCCCCGGTCAGGAACCCCGAGGCGGGCGGCGGCCCCAGGGGCACCGGTCCCACGACGTCCCCCGGCGCAGCGCCGCGCAGCGCCTCGGGCAGCTCGTGCTCCCGGCGGGTGCCGACCGTCACCACCGCCTCCTCGTACGCCGCCGCCGCGCCCGCCAGCTCACCGGCGCCTCCCGCGACGACCTTCTCCGGCCCGGTCACCCAGATCGCCCGGACCCGCGCGAAGTCCGCGCGGTGCGCCGCCAGGTGCCCGGGGGCCAGCTCGGCCTCCTTGCCGGCGCGGAAGCGCCGCCGCCGGGCGATCCCGCCGAGGTAGGACTCGAACTGCTCGCCCGACATGCCCGCCGCCGCCATCCAGGCCAGCGTGGCCGCCCGGTCGTGCAGCCCGCGCCCCCGCCGGAAGGCGTCCGCCGTCGCCTGCAGCTCCGCCGCGCTCACGGGCGCGCCGTCGTCGCCGGCCTCCTCAAGGGCCGCGGCCAGCAGGCACTGGTCCACGATCTCCTGGTACGGCGAGACATCACCCCTCGACAGCGTCCGCAGCATGGTCAGCGCCTGGGACACCGACACGTGCACCCCGTCCACGCTGACGAGCTGCCCGGCCGCCCAGTGCGTCGAGTGGTCGACCAGCCACGGCACCCCGTCCTCGGCGGGCGCGGTCACGGCCACGGTCCCGCCGCCGGGGTGGTCGAGGAGCAGGTCGTAGTCCACCACCGGCGTCCCCGGCCGCTCGTCCACGACGAGCTGCGCCGCGACCGCCGGATGCCGCGCCGCCCAGTCGCGGGCCGCGGCCCGCGCGGCGGGTACGGCGGAGCGGCGGCGCGGCAGCGAGCGCAGCAGCTCCACGCCCGACTCCAGGGCCTGCGCGAACGCGCTTCCCGTCACGGTTTCCCTCCATCCATCAGCCAGGCCGCGATCGCGTCGCTGACCGGCAGCCCGGCCCACAGTTCGACGAACCCCCACGCGCCGTTGGAGTTCAGCTCCAGGAACACGTACTCGCCGCCGGGCGTGACGATGAGGTCCAGGGCGGCGTAGGTGAGGCCGACGTCGGCGACCAGCTCGGCGCAGCGCCGCGCCACGCCTTCCGGCAGCTCGTGCGGCCCGTACCTGACGCGGTCGTTGTCGTAGTGCCGCCAGTCGTCCCGCGCCGTGGCGGAGCCGGAGACGTCGATCTCGGCCGCGAGCACCCGCTCGCCGACCACGATGACGCGCAGCTCGACGGCCTTGTCCACGTACGGCTGCAGGATGACGGGCTCGTGCCGCAGCCGGTGCCGCGAGGTCAGGTGCCGCCGCCCGACCACGGTCGTGTACGCCCGGTGCGGTTCGCCGTCGACCCTGAACCGCTCGGCCGCGATCTGCTTGGCCACCAGCCGCCCGCCCGCCGCCTCGTACGCGGGCGCGAGCCGCGCCGGGTCGTTCGTGTAGATCGTGTCGGGCACGGCGAAGCCGAGGGCGGCGGCGCGCGCCAGGTGGAAGACCTTGTTGTGCGCGCGCAGCTCGTCGGCGCGGGTGCCGGGCAGCCAGCGGGCGCCGAGCAGGCTCCACACGCCGTCGAGCAGGACCTCGGACTGCAGCCGGGCGTGCTCCCTGTGGCTGTCCTCGGTCACCTCCGCGGCCGGTCGCGGCCCGCTCGGCCGGCTGCGCCACACCGCGGTGACCTCCGACAGGTCCACGGTGTGCTCGCCGGTGTCGAGGAGCAGCCGCCGCCGGCCGCCGGCCAGCTCCGCGGTGATCCGGCTCGCGCCGGGGAAGTCGCCGTTGTCCCACCAGAGCACGGGTACGCCGGGCCCGTCGTCGCCGAGCAGCCGGGCACCGCGCCGCAGCAGCGCGCCCAGCACCCTCTCGGCGGCGCCGTCCCCGCGCGCGCTCATGATCATTATCACTGCCGGTCCCGTCCAGAACGTCCTCGCGAAAAGAGCGCGGCAGGACGTCGCCGTCCTGCCGCGCGGTTCAGCTATCGGCTCTCGCCGGATCTCAGATCAGCCACCACTCGTAGGGCACGTCGTCGAGGGTCCAGGCGCTGGCGACCCACTCCTTGCGCCGGCCGCCGCCGACCTCGCCCATCTCGGCCTGCGAGAGCTCGGCCCCCTCGAACGGCAGATCGTCGATCGTGATCTTCGACATGTCTCACTCTCCTGGCCGCGTCACCGCGCGGCCCTTCGGTTTCCCCCGGCGCCCATGGCGGGCGCCGGCAGTCCCGAACATTAGGGAGAGCCACTTGGAAGCCACTTGTGATCCACTACCGCCGGGGTGTCAGTGGCCGCCGTGGACCTGGCGGTAGCGGGAGGGCGCGATGCCGTACCTCGTGGTGAACGCCTGGCGGAGGGTTTCGGCCGAGCCGAAGCCGCAGCGGGCCGCGACGGCCGGCATCGGCAGGGAGGTGCCGGCCAGCAGGTGGGCGGCGGCCTCCAGGCGGGCGTGCTTGACGTACTGGGCGGGCGTGCGGCCGAGGTGGGTGAGGAACAGCCGGGTCAGGTGCCGGACGCTGATCCCCGCGCGGGCGGCGAGCGCGGCGGCGGACAGGTCGCCGTCCAGGCCGGCGAGGACGTGCTCGACCACGCCGCGCACCACGTCGTTGCCGGGCGGGGGAGCGGCGGTGAAGATGCTCATCTGCGCCTGGTTGCCGGGCCGCTGCAGGTAGATCACCAGGTGGCGGGCGATCAGCCGGGCCATCTCGGCGCCGTGGTCCTCCTCGATCAGCGCGATCGACAGGTCCAGCGCGCTGGTGACGCCGGCCGAGGTGATGAGGTTGCCGTCCCTGATGTAGATGGGGTCGGGGTCCACGGTCACCTCCGGGTGGCGGGCGGCCATGTCGGCGGCGTAGCGCCAGTGGGTGGTGGCCCGCCGCCCGTCGAGCAGGCCGGCGGCGGCCAGGATGCCCGAGCCGGTGCAGATGGAGGCGACGCGGCGGCTCTCGCGGGCCAGGCGGCGTACGTGGGCGACGATCAGCGGGTTGGCGGCGGCCTTCTCGTGCCCGAGCCCGCCGGAGACGAGCACGGTGTCGAACGGGCCGGTGGCCCGCTCCAGCGGGTGACCGCCCTCAAGGCTGAGCCCCCCGGGCAGGCGGATGGGGCGCCCGCCCGGGGTCAGCAACTCCGTGCGGTACGGGACGCGGGCGCGCCCGTACTCGCTGACCATGCCGAGGCTGGTGGTGACGCAGGCGATGTCGATCAGTTCGGCGCCGTCGTAGCCGACGACCGCGACCCTGCGCACATCCATACGACGAATCTAGTTCGCTTTCCCGGCGGAGGCGGCCTCCAGCACCCGCCGGTCGCCGGCTGCACGACCCCAGGGCGCCCCCGTCCCTCGGGAAGGGACGGGGGCGTGAGGCGGGTCCGGTCAGGCGTCTCCGGGGTGGTGCTGGTCGTCGGAGCGGGCCAGGGCCGGGACCTTGCGCGGGTCGCCGGGCTCGCCGTCGGCCCGCCGGCCGAGGCGGCTCGGCCACCAGGCCCGGCCGCCGAGCTCCCGCACCAGCGCGGGCACCAGCAGCGACCGCACCACCAGGGTGTCGAGCAGCACGCCGAACGCGACGATGAACGCGATCTGCACCAGGAAGGACAGCGGGATCACCACCAGCGCGGCGAAGGTGGCGGCCAGCACCACGCCCGCCGAGGTGATCACGCCGCCGGTGGTGACCAGGCCGCGCAGCACGCCCTCCCGCGGCCCGTGCCGCTCGGTCTCCTCGCGTACGCGGGACATGAGGAAGATGTTGTAGTCCACGCCGAGCGCGACCAGGAAGACGAACCCGTAGAGGG is part of the Nonomuraea coxensis DSM 45129 genome and encodes:
- a CDS encoding putative ATP-grasp target RiPP, which translates into the protein MSKITIDDLPFEGAELSQAEMGEVGGGRRKEWVASAWTLDDVPYEWWLI
- a CDS encoding peptidase domain-containing ABC transporter, giving the protein MIRRLPVILQNTTTECGAACLAMVLCHHGRRITLHEVAERLQVGRDGLSAKAIVDGAREHGLKARAFSLAPEDLARVPLPAVAHWEFSHFVVVERWSPDRVDVVDPASGRRRMTAEEFDAGFTGVLLVFEPGEGFERGTTSMASAWRREFVRTLFRRRKGLLAQIVAASLLLQVLGLALPLFSQLLLDLIVPSRGVEVLTLLGGAVLLAGAAQLAIGYLRSALLVAVRARADQELTEGVVKHLVALPYRYFTQRGKGDLVTRAASVSQLGDILTSQVVAALLDGPLAVGYLVVVYLWDPVFGLALTGVAVVQTVLMLATARRVATLTRQELNALAASQGSLIQTINGIETLKASGAERRAVEQWSAYFARQVDADVRTGLTRGLLESSLAAIRVMAPLGLLWLGAWRVLDGQLTVGALIALNAIALAALTPLGSLMTGLQSLQQAGAHFDRLSDILASEPEPSEGIEVLRLRGAIELRGVSFRHDPRGPWTVRDVSVAIRPGQKVALVGASGSGKTTLARLLLALHLPVEGEIRYDGVPAGELNLSTLRRQFGVVTQDPSLFNGSIRENIALNDPAAPLERVVAAARLAALHEEVMAMPMGYETMLTDGGGLSGGQRQRLALARAVLPRPKVLLLDEATSNLDSATEAAIEANLGRLAQTRIVIAHRLSTVRDADLILVVDRGRVVERGTHEELLALRGGYARLVAAQSAAR
- a CDS encoding TIGR04500 family putative peptide maturation system protein; this encodes MTGSAFAQALESGVELLRSLPRRRSAVPAARAAARDWAARHPAVAAQLVVDERPGTPVVDYDLLLDHPGGGTVAVTAPAEDGVPWLVDHSTHWAAGQLVSVDGVHVSVSQALTMLRTLSRGDVSPYQEIVDQCLLAAALEEAGDDGAPVSAAELQATADAFRRGRGLHDRAATLAWMAAAGMSGEQFESYLGGIARRRRFRAGKEAELAPGHLAAHRADFARVRAIWVTGPEKVVAGGAGELAGAAAAYEEAVVTVGTRREHELPEALRGAAPGDVVGPVPLGPPPASGFLTGAVLSRTAVEDDPETLAAAGRAAFGRWLAERRASASVEWHWA
- a CDS encoding GlxA family transcriptional regulator, which codes for MDVRRVAVVGYDGAELIDIACVTTSLGMVSEYGRARVPYRTELLTPGGRPIRLPGGLSLEGGHPLERATGPFDTVLVSGGLGHEKAAANPLIVAHVRRLARESRRVASICTGSGILAAAGLLDGRRATTHWRYAADMAARHPEVTVDPDPIYIRDGNLITSAGVTSALDLSIALIEEDHGAEMARLIARHLVIYLQRPGNQAQMSIFTAAPPPGNDVVRGVVEHVLAGLDGDLSAAALAARAGISVRHLTRLFLTHLGRTPAQYVKHARLEAAAHLLAGTSLPMPAVAARCGFGSAETLRQAFTTRYGIAPSRYRQVHGGH
- a CDS encoding helix-turn-helix transcriptional regulator → MVRASRLLSLLLLLQTRGRMTAPELAAELEVSVRTVYRDVEALSAAGVPVYADRGPAGGYQLLDGYRTRLNGLTAEEASSLFLAGLPGPAAELGLADVVATAELKLLAALPPEPRSHAARMRERFLLDVPSWYRSGDDVPYLGEVAEAVWDQRPIHITYRRWGQKEVDRVVHPYGLVLKGGSWYLVAAPPGGSPRTYRVARVLTLETLPGHFQPPEGFELATFWAGYAKEFRERMYTAECVVKLAPGRGELLAYTLGRDVVEAALAAAGEPDPEGWLTLTLPVESITHARWLLLRMGADVEVLEPPELRALMREAVAELHKLYG